One window of the Crassaminicella thermophila genome contains the following:
- a CDS encoding phage tail tape measure protein, producing the protein MGREREVNIIIDAQNKARGAFLDVRRGLREMDREGRRATDNFSRNFARTGKSVLTFANRLKFMDKIAKRTFQGTAAAMSIYAVSTLRDFAQLEDGISKVNTLYDQTAQSQQKMIKDSIQMYKMIPTDFQKITQGIYDTISAGADPKYATMISRKFGMASIAGMTDMPVVTKAAMGTMNAFGKEVKDLNHILDVQFLTVKRGMTEYSQLASSLDTGILKAADSAGMSIEELYGGIAQITKNGIPAAQATTQLGSMLNRLTDPKVIKRMKEFGVELQDEYNNTRPLVEILKDLNEQFEKRKMTGAEQAGFLKEVMGRQEAVRGFQTLIAQAKDYAKVVKEMENADGTMQEAFEDRLNNINTQLKLLWNNIKATGAEQIYTLKPFFDSLTEPIIIKQKLEFRKADLQDKLMMNEDELKKEKISKDEYLMREKVIKESIALIDIQLKDLDITPIDKFREGLKEGVEQLEKINPPLAKFVDTIGNLALNFVGEEGAENREKAVNVAKSLGAIYATKKTADAYMWFRKLFNKGGKKDSLAEHLTKTMQTMNVKANIVNVYGKSVNSIGGSGGRNIFTRTAEDILMLKAGEQIIKKGLNYGKKYLIGTGGKKVVEKLLVDGSVKTAEKIAAAELEAAIITKGVTTAFLSGIPVLALAGIQLYREYDKNKKRDAGLEKVDKNSYATTDYGIVSGKEIQKLQKIQTTITAPKESFIETLMNSLKGVFGLDNSMQIKNEIKVDPPKVSVYIDGKNANQYVRKIDYEGVEKYLERQCRKYGKNIYT; encoded by the coding sequence TTGGGTAGAGAAAGAGAAGTAAATATTATTATTGATGCACAAAATAAAGCAAGAGGAGCTTTTTTAGATGTAAGACGTGGACTAAGAGAAATGGATAGAGAAGGAAGAAGAGCCACTGATAATTTTTCAAGAAATTTCGCAAGAACAGGTAAATCGGTATTAACTTTTGCAAATAGGCTTAAATTCATGGATAAAATTGCAAAAAGAACCTTTCAAGGAACAGCTGCAGCAATGTCTATTTATGCAGTATCTACCTTAAGGGATTTTGCACAGCTTGAAGATGGTATCTCAAAGGTAAATACATTATATGATCAAACAGCTCAAAGTCAACAAAAAATGATAAAAGATTCTATTCAGATGTATAAAATGATTCCTACAGATTTCCAAAAGATTACACAAGGTATTTATGATACGATTTCAGCTGGTGCAGATCCAAAATATGCAACGATGATTTCAAGGAAGTTTGGTATGGCATCTATAGCAGGAATGACCGATATGCCTGTTGTAACAAAGGCTGCTATGGGTACTATGAATGCTTTCGGTAAAGAAGTTAAAGACTTAAATCATATACTAGATGTACAGTTCTTAACAGTCAAAAGAGGTATGACTGAATATTCACAATTAGCATCTTCACTAGATACTGGTATTTTGAAAGCTGCTGATAGTGCTGGTATGTCTATAGAAGAGTTATATGGAGGTATTGCACAGATAACTAAGAATGGTATTCCTGCTGCACAAGCAACTACTCAGCTTGGAAGTATGTTGAATAGATTAACTGATCCAAAAGTCATTAAAAGAATGAAAGAATTTGGGGTAGAACTGCAGGATGAATATAATAATACTAGACCATTAGTTGAAATACTAAAGGATTTAAATGAGCAGTTTGAAAAAAGGAAAATGACTGGAGCAGAACAGGCAGGATTTTTAAAAGAGGTAATGGGAAGACAAGAGGCAGTAAGAGGGTTCCAAACACTTATAGCTCAAGCTAAAGATTATGCAAAAGTAGTAAAAGAAATGGAAAATGCAGATGGGACCATGCAAGAAGCATTTGAAGATAGATTAAATAATATCAATACTCAACTTAAATTATTATGGAATAATATTAAAGCAACTGGGGCAGAACAGATATATACTTTAAAGCCTTTCTTTGATTCATTAACAGAACCAATTATAATAAAGCAAAAATTAGAATTTCGAAAGGCGGATTTACAAGATAAATTGATGATGAATGAAGATGAACTTAAAAAAGAGAAAATAAGTAAAGATGAATATTTGATGCGAGAAAAAGTAATAAAAGAATCTATAGCATTGATTGATATTCAGCTTAAAGATTTGGATATAACCCCGATTGATAAATTTAGAGAAGGACTAAAAGAAGGTGTTGAACAATTAGAAAAAATTAATCCTCCGTTAGCTAAGTTTGTTGATACCATAGGGAATCTTGCTTTGAATTTTGTAGGCGAAGAAGGGGCTGAAAACAGAGAAAAAGCAGTAAATGTAGCCAAAAGTCTAGGTGCAATATATGCAACAAAAAAAACAGCAGATGCATATATGTGGTTCAGAAAACTATTTAACAAAGGAGGTAAAAAAGATTCTCTAGCAGAACATCTTACGAAGACTATGCAGACTATGAATGTAAAAGCAAATATAGTAAATGTATATGGGAAATCAGTAAATAGTATAGGTGGTTCAGGAGGTAGAAATATTTTTACAAGGACAGCGGAAGATATACTTATGCTTAAGGCAGGAGAGCAAATTATAAAGAAAGGATTAAACTATGGCAAAAAATATTTAATAGGTACAGGAGGTAAAAAAGTAGTAGAAAAACTATTAGTTGATGGAAGTGTAAAAACAGCTGAGAAAATTGCTGCGGCAGAATTAGAAGCTGCAATTATAACTAAGGGAGTAACAACAGCTTTTCTAAGTGGTATTCCAGTTTTAGCACTTGCAGGAATTCAATTGTATAGAGAATATGATAAAAATAAAAAAAGAGACGCAGGATTAGAAAAGGTCGATAAAAACTCATATGCTACTACTGATTATGGAATAGTAAGTGGAAAGGAAATTCAAAAACTACAAAAAATACAAACAACCATTACCGCTCCAAAAGAAAGTTTTATAGAAACATTAATGAACTCATTAAAAGGAGTGTTTGGTCTTGATAATAGTATGCAGATTAAAAATGAAATCAAAGTTGATCCGCCAAAGGTAAGTGTTTATATAGATGGTAAAAATGCAAATCAATATGTTAGAAAAATTGATTATGAAGGCGTAGAAAAGTATCTGGAAAGACAATGTAGAAAGTATGGTAAAAATATATATACATAA
- a CDS encoding ORF6N domain-containing protein: MKNELMLKGTTKVCGIEIPCIAGGFGEGKRAMLAKDIAVLHNRELFNVNKLINENRNRFKDNVDIIDWKDSKFAIILKNSGFITQGSLNASKNIYLLSERGYAKLIKIFDDDLAWEMYDRILDEYFGSSNLVVE; encoded by the coding sequence ATGAAAAATGAACTAATGTTAAAAGGTACTACTAAAGTATGTGGAATTGAAATACCTTGTATTGCTGGTGGCTTTGGTGAAGGTAAAAGAGCTATGTTAGCGAAAGATATTGCGGTTTTACATAACAGAGAACTTTTCAATGTAAATAAATTAATCAATGAAAATAGAAATAGATTTAAAGATAATGTAGATATTATTGATTGGAAAGATAGTAAGTTTGCTATTATTTTAAAGAATAGCGGATTTATTACACAAGGTTCATTAAATGCATCCAAAAATATATATTTGTTATCAGAAAGAGGATATGCAAAACTTATCAAGATATTTGATGATGATTTGGCATGGGAAATGTACGATAGAATTTTAGATGAATATTTTGGTTCTTCTAATTTAGTGGTGGAGTAA
- a CDS encoding XRE family transcriptional regulator, with protein MLVNKKIFKEEIFKRKFNENYYQCAKALKVTSSQLHRFINTDSQAGSKLLGGIYEYCEKEKLKFRDLIFLPSEIKKY; from the coding sequence ATGTTAGTTAATAAAAAGATATTCAAGGAAGAAATTTTTAAACGTAAATTCAATGAAAATTATTATCAATGTGCAAAAGCATTAAAAGTAACATCATCTCAACTTCACAGATTCATAAATACAGATAGTCAAGCAGGATCAAAACTTCTCGGAGGTATTTATGAGTATTGTGAGAAAGAAAAATTAAAATTTAGAGATTTAATTTTTTTACCTAGTGAAATTAAAAAATATTAG
- a CDS encoding DUF4339 domain-containing protein has protein sequence MSETIEEKIKSLSDDELLKLYEKFYSEYTDAALRYAKKEIEQRNISMEIWYYGKDDKRFGPVSRDKIFRMAEEGTLRHDDYIWHEGMKDWLKAKKIPGIKFKEEINENKKSFREPPPLPNKGENTREKINNNFTEGIKIAATLFYIEGAIWSIIALLQVFYVITYGYFETAILAGWNIVMTTITFFIGNGIWKRKSWGYSWGIGTSVLGLFWYGIEILSEQDYIALIFIPIYVAIIILLKKNKEVFLSKENSTII, from the coding sequence ATGTCGGAAACTATTGAAGAAAAAATTAAATCATTGTCTGATGATGAATTATTAAAATTATATGAGAAATTTTATTCTGAATATACAGATGCAGCACTAAGATATGCTAAAAAGGAAATAGAACAGCGCAATATATCTATGGAAATTTGGTATTATGGAAAAGATGATAAACGATTCGGACCTGTATCTAGGGATAAAATTTTTAGGATGGCTGAAGAAGGAACTTTAAGGCATGATGATTATATATGGCACGAAGGTATGAAAGATTGGTTAAAAGCAAAAAAGATACCAGGAATAAAATTTAAAGAAGAGATTAATGAGAATAAAAAGAGTTTTAGAGAACCACCTCCACTTCCAAACAAAGGGGAAAACACTAGAGAAAAAATAAATAATAATTTTACAGAAGGAATTAAAATCGCTGCAACTCTTTTTTATATCGAAGGAGCAATTTGGAGCATTATCGCTTTATTACAAGTTTTTTATGTAATAACATATGGTTATTTTGAGACAGCAATACTTGCAGGATGGAATATAGTAATGACAACAATAACTTTTTTTATAGGGAATGGAATTTGGAAAAGGAAAAGTTGGGGGTACAGTTGGGGAATTGGCACAAGTGTGTTAGGTTTGTTTTGGTATGGAATAGAAATTCTTAGTGAGCAAGATTATATTGCTTTAATTTTTATTCCTATTTATGTTGCTATTATAATTCTGCTAAAGAAAAACAAAGAAGTGTTTTTAAGTAAAGAAAATAGTACAATTATATAA
- a CDS encoding Rha family transcriptional regulator — translation MNFLQLNEKEVTMTSLEVAKITSKKHKNVIRDIKNEIEQLENKGLRAELIFELSEYKDATGRKLPCYKLNKKGVMQIGARYDAAVRYRLIDYVEKLSEIKTGLQLNNNSMIKLENFIEDKLDEKIEKLSQLVRPSSRQKASVGRYIKRSLGIERTNEEYELVKQRVLIILGGTCWEDIPAETLAENMAVIDESIKIVKADRKVSQLSMFEMACSK, via the coding sequence ATGAACTTTTTACAACTAAATGAAAAAGAAGTGACTATGACAAGTTTAGAGGTTGCAAAAATAACAAGTAAAAAACATAAGAATGTTATAAGAGATATTAAGAATGAAATAGAACAACTAGAAAATAAAGGACTAAGAGCTGAGCTCATTTTTGAGCTGAGTGAATATAAAGATGCTACTGGGAGAAAGCTACCATGTTATAAGTTGAATAAAAAAGGAGTTATGCAGATAGGAGCTAGATATGATGCAGCAGTAAGATACAGATTAATTGATTATGTAGAAAAACTTTCAGAAATAAAAACAGGCTTACAACTAAATAATAATTCAATGATTAAACTAGAAAACTTTATAGAAGATAAACTTGATGAAAAAATAGAAAAACTTTCGCAGTTGGTAAGACCTTCATCACGACAAAAGGCAAGTGTTGGTAGATATATTAAGAGATCTTTAGGAATCGAAAGAACCAATGAAGAGTATGAACTCGTAAAACAGAGAGTTTTAATAATACTAGGTGGAACTTGTTGGGAAGACATACCTGCTGAAACATTAGCTGAAAATATGGCAGTAATAGATGAATCTATAAAAATTGTAAAAGCAGATAGAAAAGTTAGTCAATTGTCAATGTTTGAAATGGCTTGTAGTAAGTAG
- a CDS encoding putative phage tail protein, translated as MLYKEIIKNQLPDGLYKDNGINDKELNVLGKALDDIQNEIDKLEIELLLATATDEGLEKYEELLNIPTDILKPIDQRRSVIIGRIRGNATVTKDLIKSVAESYDKGTVEVIENFESYIFIIKFIDTRGIPPNIEDLKAAIEEIKPAHLAVEYEFTYTVWSEVKNITWNDVKTGTWDNLKTRQIIV; from the coding sequence ATGTTGTATAAAGAAATAATTAAGAATCAGTTGCCAGATGGTTTATATAAAGATAATGGTATAAATGATAAGGAATTAAATGTGTTAGGTAAAGCATTAGATGATATACAAAATGAAATTGACAAACTAGAAATAGAATTATTGTTAGCTACAGCTACTGATGAAGGTCTTGAAAAATATGAGGAACTTTTAAATATACCAACCGATATACTAAAACCTATTGATCAAAGAAGAAGTGTAATAATAGGTAGAATTAGGGGAAATGCAACAGTAACAAAAGATTTAATAAAATCGGTAGCTGAGAGTTATGATAAGGGTACTGTTGAGGTTATAGAAAACTTTGAATCATATATCTTTATCATAAAATTTATCGATACAAGAGGCATACCCCCCAACATAGAAGATTTGAAAGCAGCAATAGAGGAAATCAAACCAGCACATCTGGCAGTAGAATATGAATTTACTTATACAGTATGGAGTGAAGTAAAAAATATAACTTGGAATGACGTAAAAACAGGTACTTGGGACAATTTAAAAACAAGGCAAATAATTGTATAG
- a CDS encoding contractile injection system sheath initiator → MIDYKIEKGDLVRKGLGDVQMITGIEAKKQSMMIRLTIERGSFIHDETLGSRLKLLYRAKRSEVPQMADVYVREALKPEEDITIEKIEVSLIDKKKILILIFFIWNGIQDKMEVFA, encoded by the coding sequence ATGATTGATTATAAAATAGAAAAAGGTGATTTGGTTAGAAAAGGGCTTGGGGATGTGCAAATGATTACAGGGATTGAAGCAAAGAAACAAAGCATGATGATAAGGCTTACAATAGAAAGAGGAAGCTTTATTCATGATGAAACATTAGGAAGTAGATTAAAACTTCTATATAGAGCGAAAAGATCTGAAGTTCCTCAAATGGCAGATGTATATGTAAGAGAGGCACTTAAACCAGAAGAGGATATTACAATTGAAAAAATTGAAGTAAGTTTGATAGATAAGAAAAAAATATTAATTCTTATCTTTTTTATTTGGAATGGAATCCAGGATAAAATGGAGGTGTTTGCTTGA
- a CDS encoding baseplate J/gp47 family protein has protein sequence MIQKDMQEILQEMLQDFAQELGVSQISSASDIAIKSKVLASQIEGLFYNQGYILKQAFPQTATGEYLELHGYIYGVDRKQATKATGIVRMGRNTAAIEDILIPAGTSFSTLERNGVIIRGVTTEEAILTVGNTYVDIVAEAEEPGTNGNVEAGTFTILTEPPAGIEYVINLEPFTGGTDLEDEEEYRKRLLEKVRSPQLGGNKKDYENWALAVEGVTIAKALPLNRGAGTVDILISTSSGLPSDVLVSEVQSYIDERRPVGADAKVIKPTVVNVNVDVTITPSVTNTIDDIRMIVEDTIKNYIESIEIGGVVKIAGIINALFKLNEVDDVDITSPTTNIVLAETEVAQAGVINVV, from the coding sequence TTGATACAGAAAGATATGCAAGAAATATTACAAGAAATGCTTCAAGATTTTGCTCAAGAATTAGGTGTAAGTCAAATTTCAAGTGCTTCTGATATAGCAATAAAATCGAAAGTTTTAGCTTCACAAATAGAAGGACTCTTTTATAATCAAGGGTATATATTGAAGCAAGCTTTTCCTCAAACAGCTACAGGAGAATATTTAGAACTTCATGGTTATATTTATGGGGTGGATAGAAAACAAGCAACAAAAGCAACAGGAATTGTGAGAATGGGAAGGAATACTGCTGCTATAGAAGATATTCTGATTCCTGCTGGAACTTCCTTTTCTACATTAGAAAGAAATGGGGTAATAATCAGAGGAGTAACTACAGAAGAAGCTATTCTTACTGTTGGAAATACATATGTAGATATAGTAGCTGAAGCAGAGGAACCAGGAACAAATGGAAATGTTGAAGCAGGAACTTTTACAATTTTAACGGAACCACCTGCGGGAATAGAATATGTGATTAATCTTGAGCCATTTACTGGTGGTACCGATTTAGAAGATGAAGAAGAATATAGAAAAAGGTTACTTGAGAAAGTGAGAAGCCCTCAGCTTGGAGGGAATAAAAAAGATTATGAAAACTGGGCACTTGCTGTTGAAGGAGTGACTATAGCAAAAGCATTACCTTTGAATCGAGGAGCTGGAACAGTTGATATTCTTATTTCTACTTCTTCGGGGTTACCAAGTGATGTTTTGGTAAGTGAAGTGCAATCTTATATTGATGAAAGAAGACCTGTTGGAGCTGATGCAAAGGTAATAAAACCTACTGTAGTTAATGTTAATGTAGATGTAACTATTACTCCAAGTGTAACTAATACTATTGATGATATCAGAATGATTGTAGAAGATACAATAAAAAATTATATAGAATCTATAGAAATAGGAGGAGTTGTAAAGATAGCTGGAATAATTAATGCTTTATTTAAATTAAATGAGGTTGATGATGTTGATATAACTAGTCCTACAACTAATATTGTTCTTGCAGAAACAGAAGTAGCACAGGCAGGTGTTATAAATGTTGTATAA
- a CDS encoding LysM peptidoglycan-binding domain-containing protein: MSLAPLKYKSYIWPVNPSTYTMRYEKNTAVHHYPYTNINEVEDLGMKPREVSGTGEFIGEGAYEEFGKLASVFYDPGPGLLVHPVWQIQQAVFTRLEPEQEPTPNYVRYSFSFIEHIPETKIVEVKKEMVLPYTYEAKPAMISKAELKEHIVKKGECLSLIAKRYGTTWKEIVKKNPSIKNPNLIYPGQKLIV, from the coding sequence ATGTCTTTAGCTCCATTGAAATATAAAAGTTATATATGGCCAGTCAACCCATCTACTTATACCATGAGATATGAAAAGAATACAGCTGTACATCATTATCCTTATACAAATATTAATGAAGTAGAGGATTTAGGCATGAAGCCTAGGGAAGTATCGGGTACGGGAGAATTTATTGGGGAAGGAGCATATGAAGAGTTTGGAAAATTAGCTTCCGTATTCTATGATCCAGGACCTGGCTTATTAGTACATCCCGTATGGCAAATACAACAGGCAGTATTTACAAGGCTAGAACCTGAGCAGGAGCCAACACCAAACTATGTAAGATATAGCTTTAGTTTTATAGAGCATATTCCTGAAACAAAAATAGTTGAAGTTAAGAAAGAGATGGTTTTACCTTATACATATGAGGCAAAACCAGCAATGATTAGTAAAGCTGAATTAAAAGAACATATCGTAAAAAAAGGAGAATGCCTTTCTTTAATTGCTAAAAGATATGGAACTACGTGGAAAGAAATTGTAAAGAAAAATCCTTCTATAAAGAATCCAAATTTGATTTATCCAGGACAAAAGCTGATTGTGTAG
- a CDS encoding RNA-guided endonuclease InsQ/TnpB family protein, translating into MIRTYKVMLKPNNKQRTKLFECAGVSRWTYNWTLGRQKENYKNGGKFLNDSVLRKELTQLKKTEEYKWLNEYSNNITKQAIKDACNSYKRFFNGYSEFPKFKSKKRTKPSFYQDIEKIKFTDTHVKLEKLTTSKKKNRQKLNWIKLGEKDRIPTGENIKYINPRVTFDGLNWWISVGIEEEIEIEDKETEPIGIDLGVKDLAIISSGDKYKNINKSLKMKKLIKKYKRLQRQISRKYEMNKTKIEGGENRYKYQKTKNIIKAENKLRKLYRKIKGLRDNYIHHITTSLVKAKPKYIVIEDLNVSGMLKNKKLSRAIQEQSLREFRRQLEYKCNWYNVELIIADRYFPSSKLCSKCGQINEDLKLSDRIYKCDCGNAIDRDYNASLNLRDYPKYDKSVA; encoded by the coding sequence ATGATTAGGACATATAAAGTAATGTTAAAACCTAACAACAAGCAAAGAACTAAACTCTTTGAGTGTGCAGGGGTATCGAGATGGACATATAATTGGACTTTAGGTAGACAAAAAGAAAATTATAAAAATGGTGGTAAATTCTTAAATGATAGCGTTTTAAGGAAAGAACTAACACAGCTAAAGAAAACAGAAGAATATAAATGGCTTAATGAGTATTCTAACAATATCACAAAACAAGCTATTAAAGATGCTTGTAACTCTTATAAAAGATTTTTCAATGGATATAGTGAATTTCCAAAGTTTAAGTCTAAAAAAAGAACTAAACCTAGCTTTTATCAAGATATAGAGAAGATAAAATTTACAGATACTCATGTTAAACTAGAAAAATTAACTACAAGTAAAAAGAAAAATAGACAAAAATTAAATTGGATTAAGTTGGGTGAAAAAGATAGGATACCGACAGGTGAAAATATTAAATATATTAATCCAAGGGTAACTTTTGATGGTCTTAACTGGTGGATTAGTGTTGGCATTGAAGAAGAAATTGAAATAGAAGATAAAGAAACAGAGCCTATAGGAATCGATTTAGGTGTAAAAGATTTAGCAATAATTAGTAGTGGTGATAAGTATAAGAATATTAACAAATCACTAAAAATGAAGAAGTTAATTAAGAAATATAAAAGACTTCAAAGACAAATTTCAAGAAAATATGAGATGAATAAAACCAAAATAGAAGGAGGTGAAAACCGTTACAAATACCAGAAAACTAAAAATATTATAAAAGCTGAAAATAAACTAAGAAAGCTTTATAGGAAAATTAAAGGATTAAGGGACAATTACATTCATCATATAACAACATCTTTGGTGAAAGCCAAGCCAAAGTATATTGTTATTGAAGATTTGAATGTAAGTGGCATGTTAAAGAATAAAAAATTATCAAGAGCAATACAGGAACAATCACTAAGAGAGTTTAGAAGGCAACTTGAATATAAATGTAATTGGTATAATGTTGAGCTAATCATTGCAGATAGATATTTCCCTTCTAGCAAATTGTGTAGTAAATGTGGTCAGATTAATGAGGATTTAAAGTTGTCTGATAGAATATACAAATGTGATTGTGGAAATGCAATTGATAGAGATTATAATGCAAGTCTTAACCTTAGAGATTATCCTAAATATGATAAATCAGTAGCTTAA
- a CDS encoding HK97-gp10 family putative phage morphogenesis protein, producing MGVGGVYGLEEVLRNLDMMENEIDEAIDEIAKETATEILDGAVENVNGPDTENLTGLGQPYPVGVITGTLKRSLKIKKVGKNKYKVFADQNVANYAWWVHEGTVKMEARPFLDDAVKNVMDTRKYIEIGNKIIENILNR from the coding sequence ATGGGCGTTGGTGGTGTATATGGACTTGAAGAAGTCTTAAGAAATTTAGATATGATGGAAAATGAGATAGATGAAGCTATAGATGAAATTGCAAAAGAAACTGCTACAGAGATATTAGATGGTGCTGTAGAAAATGTCAATGGTCCTGATACTGAAAATTTGACTGGTTTAGGGCAACCCTACCCAGTAGGAGTTATTACTGGAACTCTTAAAAGATCACTAAAAATAAAAAAAGTAGGGAAGAATAAATATAAGGTGTTCGCTGATCAAAATGTAGCAAATTATGCATGGTGGGTGCATGAAGGAACAGTTAAAATGGAGGCAAGACCATTCCTTGATGATGCAGTAAAAAATGTAATGGATACTAGAAAATATATAGAAATAGGCAACAAAATTATTGAAAATATACTAAATAGGTAG
- a CDS encoding BRO-N domain-containing protein, with amino-acid sequence MNELKVFTNEQFGKVRTLMINNEPYFVGNDIAKILDYKEPHKAIVRHVDEEDRTKHPIPTNGGIQETWIINESGLYSLILSSKLPTAKKFKRWVTSEVLPSIRKEGAYITNNANPEMLRDKADEIESLTTLNETAKIMLPVLDKAGLKPQYQALALKQIYRKAGIDLPIEELKADKEIFDLESIAKVVGIYSKTNKPHGQAIKAILENIEIGDNEKKKQFLFEKNGHMGTTTQYTKKLLLIKVKTMVIG; translated from the coding sequence ATGAACGAATTGAAAGTATTTACTAATGAACAATTCGGTAAAGTTAGAACTTTAATGATTAATAATGAACCATATTTTGTAGGTAATGATATTGCTAAAATATTAGATTATAAAGAACCTCATAAAGCAATTGTCCGACATGTTGACGAAGAGGATAGGACGAAACATCCCATCCCTACAAATGGTGGAATACAAGAAACATGGATAATCAATGAAAGTGGACTTTACAGTTTGATATTAAGCAGTAAACTACCAACAGCAAAGAAATTCAAAAGATGGGTAACAAGCGAAGTATTGCCATCTATCAGAAAAGAAGGTGCATACATCACTAATAATGCTAATCCCGAAATGCTTAGAGATAAGGCTGATGAAATAGAAAGCCTAACAACACTAAATGAAACAGCAAAGATAATGCTTCCTGTACTGGACAAAGCAGGATTAAAGCCACAATATCAAGCATTAGCACTTAAGCAGATATATCGTAAAGCGGGAATAGACTTGCCGATAGAAGAATTGAAAGCAGATAAAGAAATATTTGATCTCGAAAGCATTGCTAAAGTAGTAGGTATATATTCTAAAACAAATAAACCTCATGGTCAAGCAATCAAAGCTATTTTAGAAAATATAGAAATAGGTGATAATGAAAAAAAGAAACAGTTTCTTTTCGAGAAGAATGGACATATGGGGACTACAACACAATATACAAAAAAACTGTTATTGATAAAAGTAAAAACAATGGTTATTGGATAA
- a CDS encoding phage tail sheath subtilisin-like domain-containing protein encodes MSIPDTQRVGVFSESQVSKEVMGFPGTCWPVGIVAQVDKSVYTDTTTKAYAIQVLDDAISTFGKDSEMTKLVRIMTISGVNKLVCVPVVAETDGSPTVNEYQVALDVLYNEEAVKIVICDSADATIHMKVRDHCDKASLNRKERRAHAGATADSISAWTALATPINSGRLTIWGSIPLKTDGTKYENSVYLAAACAAQDALELDPAMPLHNLELPRELFGGLYNRFDDADLEALYAGGIAACRAVNGKIYIDRWVTTYTKDDTVNPAVPDDKYQEGTVAKIKDYIDEGLRNRLATLHPRVKASLSAMNEVKADAVNWLKIQEEKEIIESPNVYKIERQPDKKSRFHVYYNYGAVLPLNTIFLHGKALV; translated from the coding sequence ATGAGCATACCAGATACTCAAAGAGTTGGGGTATTTTCAGAATCACAAGTATCAAAAGAAGTAATGGGATTTCCAGGTACTTGTTGGCCTGTAGGTATTGTGGCACAGGTTGATAAATCAGTATATACTGATACAACGACAAAAGCTTATGCAATTCAAGTGTTAGATGATGCAATATCAACATTCGGAAAAGATTCAGAAATGACAAAGTTAGTAAGAATTATGACTATATCAGGAGTAAATAAATTGGTGTGTGTGCCAGTTGTTGCAGAAACAGATGGTTCACCTACTGTTAATGAATATCAAGTAGCTTTAGATGTTCTTTACAATGAAGAAGCTGTAAAAATAGTAATATGCGATTCTGCTGATGCAACGATACATATGAAAGTTAGAGATCATTGCGATAAAGCATCATTAAACAGAAAAGAAAGAAGAGCACATGCAGGAGCAACTGCTGATAGTATATCTGCTTGGACTGCATTAGCAACGCCTATAAATAGTGGAAGACTTACAATTTGGGGAAGTATTCCACTAAAAACTGATGGAACTAAATATGAAAACAGCGTGTATTTAGCTGCTGCTTGTGCGGCTCAAGATGCTTTAGAATTAGATCCAGCTATGCCACTACACAATTTAGAACTACCTAGAGAATTGTTTGGTGGACTATATAATAGATTTGATGATGCTGATTTAGAAGCGCTTTATGCTGGTGGAATTGCTGCGTGTAGAGCTGTTAATGGAAAGATATATATTGATCGTTGGGTTACTACTTATACAAAAGATGACACAGTTAATCCAGCTGTACCTGATGATAAATACCAAGAGGGTACTGTAGCAAAAATTAAAGACTACATTGATGAAGGTCTTAGAAATAGACTTGCTACTCTTCATCCAAGGGTAAAAGCATCTTTAAGCGCTATGAATGAAGTTAAAGCTGATGCTGTAAATTGGCTTAAGATTCAGGAAGAAAAAGAGATTATAGAATCACCTAATGTATATAAGATCGAGAGACAACCAGACAAAAAATCAAGATTTCATGTATATTACAACTATGGTGCAGTGCTTCCACTTAATACAATATTCTTGCATGGAAAAGCTTTAGTATAG